Proteins co-encoded in one Prescottella sp. R16 genomic window:
- a CDS encoding alpha/beta fold hydrolase — protein sequence MADPATTLTHRTVRVGDIDMHIAEQGTGDPVVLCHGFPGLWYSWRHQLSALSAAGYRVIAPDMRGYGRTDVPADPREYDRRHTVDDMVGLLDALGIERAVFSGHDFGAQLVWDLPAWAPDRVRGLIQLSVPRTPRSPVRPTTAFRHMASQHFLHMHYFQEYGPADRELGDHPREFLAKIFHALSGANRYLDCWNFPSADNGYLDVLPEPPALPWSWLNEDEFDYYVQEFTRTGFTGGLNWYRADDYVWEQNEGLQGRPITVPATFIAGAKDPVLEMMGDRPFETMEAMVPGLRSTHVIPDAGHFVQMEAAEQVNAAMIEFLDGLD from the coding sequence ATGGCTGATCCTGCAACCACACTCACTCATCGGACCGTGCGTGTCGGGGACATCGACATGCACATCGCGGAGCAGGGCACGGGTGATCCCGTCGTGCTCTGTCACGGATTCCCCGGACTCTGGTACAGCTGGCGGCATCAGTTGTCGGCGCTGTCCGCGGCCGGGTATCGGGTGATCGCCCCCGACATGCGCGGCTACGGCCGCACCGACGTGCCGGCGGATCCCCGCGAGTACGACCGCCGCCACACCGTCGACGACATGGTCGGTCTGCTCGACGCACTCGGCATCGAGCGGGCCGTGTTCTCGGGGCACGACTTCGGCGCCCAGCTGGTGTGGGATCTGCCGGCGTGGGCGCCGGACCGGGTACGCGGCCTGATACAACTCAGCGTCCCGCGCACGCCCCGGTCGCCGGTGCGGCCGACGACCGCGTTCCGGCACATGGCGTCCCAGCACTTCCTGCACATGCACTACTTCCAGGAGTACGGTCCGGCCGATCGGGAACTCGGCGACCATCCGCGGGAGTTCCTCGCCAAGATCTTCCACGCCCTCTCCGGTGCCAACCGCTACCTGGACTGCTGGAATTTCCCGTCCGCCGACAACGGCTACCTCGATGTGCTGCCCGAGCCGCCCGCGCTGCCGTGGTCGTGGCTGAACGAGGACGAATTCGACTACTACGTTCAAGAGTTCACGCGCACCGGGTTCACGGGCGGGCTCAACTGGTACCGCGCCGACGACTACGTGTGGGAACAGAACGAGGGACTGCAGGGCCGCCCGATCACCGTCCCCGCCACGTTCATCGCGGGCGCGAAGGACCCGGTGCTCGAGATGATGGGCGACAGGCCGTTCGAGACGATGGAGGCAATGGTGCCCGGCCTGCGCTCGACCCATGTGATCCCGGACGCCGGGCACTTCGTACAGATGGAGGCCGCCGAGCAGGTCAACGCCGCGATGATCGAGTTCCTGGACGGGCTGGACTGA
- a CDS encoding esterase-like activity of phytase family protein, translating into MQPSRRWALLAVPVALTLGACSDADADADTRSVSSVTHLATMQVPDGLTPFDTPLGGLSGIDYDADTGSYLVVSDDRAQNGPARAYTLTLPLDGDGEFTGTAPEFTSMIELTDIGGVPYPEKGVDPESVRRVAGSTDFVYSSEGDASKFLDPFVRLASADGAAVRDFAVPEHYLPTAGPDGTQVSGVRNNLAFEGLTFSTDGSRLLALTENSLIQDGTVATPEQGTDSRVLMFDSASGEAVDEFVYAVDPISGVYPDVVSPTGFTLKADRGATEILAIDDDEFLVIERGAVPGSGVEAQVFWTTTAGATSVNGKATLDGTETPMPKKLLFDFADTGADPDNVEGITWGPTLDDGTRTVVIVADDNFNPEGGQHTMFHVLAVR; encoded by the coding sequence ATGCAACCTTCCCGCCGCTGGGCCCTCCTCGCCGTTCCTGTCGCCCTCACCCTCGGAGCCTGCTCCGATGCCGACGCCGACGCCGACACCCGATCGGTGTCCTCGGTGACGCATCTGGCCACGATGCAGGTGCCCGACGGGCTCACCCCGTTCGACACCCCGCTCGGTGGACTGTCCGGCATCGATTACGACGCCGACACCGGCAGTTACCTCGTCGTGAGCGACGATCGCGCCCAGAACGGCCCGGCCCGCGCCTACACGCTGACGCTGCCCTTGGACGGCGACGGTGAGTTCACCGGTACGGCACCGGAGTTCACGTCGATGATCGAGCTGACCGACATCGGGGGCGTCCCGTACCCGGAAAAGGGTGTCGATCCCGAATCCGTCCGCCGGGTGGCCGGGTCCACCGATTTCGTGTACTCGAGCGAGGGTGACGCATCGAAGTTCCTGGACCCGTTCGTGCGGCTCGCGTCCGCCGACGGCGCGGCGGTGCGGGACTTCGCGGTGCCCGAGCACTACCTGCCCACCGCCGGCCCGGACGGCACGCAGGTCTCCGGCGTCCGCAACAATCTGGCGTTCGAGGGTCTGACGTTCTCGACGGACGGATCGAGACTGCTTGCCCTGACCGAGAACTCACTGATCCAGGACGGCACTGTCGCCACCCCCGAGCAGGGCACGGATTCCCGGGTCCTGATGTTCGACAGCGCAAGCGGTGAGGCGGTCGACGAGTTCGTGTACGCGGTGGACCCGATCAGCGGCGTCTACCCGGACGTCGTCAGCCCCACCGGTTTCACGCTGAAGGCCGACCGCGGCGCCACCGAGATCCTCGCGATCGACGACGACGAATTCCTGGTGATCGAGCGGGGCGCGGTGCCCGGTAGCGGCGTCGAGGCGCAGGTGTTCTGGACGACCACCGCCGGTGCCACCTCGGTGAACGGCAAGGCCACCCTCGACGGCACCGAAACCCCGATGCCGAAGAAGCTGCTGTTCGATTTCGCCGACACCGGCGCCGACCCCGACAACGTCGAGGGCATCACGTGGGGGCCGACGCTCGACGACGGCACCCGCACCGTCGTCATCGTCGCCGACGACAACTTCAATCCGGAGGGTGGTCAGCACACGATGTTCCACGTGCTCGCGGTGCGCTGA
- a CDS encoding RNA polymerase sigma factor encodes MSEEGNGCAADAETAVEAVFREERGRLLAALVGRFGDLDLAEEATSEAIEAALRHWPVDGVPSKPGAWLQTTARRRAVDRLRRDQVLAARIAVLQVEADRADPAPPADASGELPDERLQLFFTCAHPALPPEDRTALTLRYLAGLTTPEVARAFLVPTATMSKRITRAKKRIRDLRIPFRVPGADELPQRLPGVLQVLYSIFTEGYAASTGPRLQRLEVAEEAIRLTRVLHRLLPHEREVAGLLALMLLVHARRGARTGPGGEPVLLDDQDRADWDRPMIEEGSDLVLRALTGGPPGAYGVQAAIAALHDEAPDVASTDWPQIVALYDVLIRLVPSPVVRLNRAVAVAMRDGPAAGLALLDGLSDEPRLRAYHPYAAARAELLTRLGRREEAADAYRCALESAGTDPERAYLERRLGEMEDGRA; translated from the coding sequence ATGAGCGAGGAGGGCAACGGCTGCGCGGCCGACGCGGAGACGGCCGTCGAGGCGGTGTTCCGGGAGGAGCGCGGCCGCCTGCTCGCCGCCCTGGTCGGCCGATTCGGTGATCTCGATCTGGCCGAGGAGGCCACGTCGGAGGCGATCGAGGCTGCGCTGCGGCACTGGCCCGTCGACGGGGTGCCGTCCAAGCCCGGCGCCTGGCTGCAGACCACGGCCCGGCGCCGGGCCGTCGACCGCCTGCGCCGGGACCAGGTGCTCGCGGCGCGGATCGCGGTGCTGCAGGTGGAGGCGGATCGCGCCGATCCCGCTCCGCCCGCCGACGCGAGCGGGGAACTGCCCGACGAGCGGCTGCAATTGTTCTTCACGTGCGCACACCCGGCGCTGCCGCCCGAGGATCGCACGGCGCTGACCCTGCGCTACCTCGCCGGCCTCACGACCCCCGAGGTGGCCCGGGCCTTCCTCGTCCCGACCGCGACGATGTCCAAGCGGATCACCCGGGCCAAGAAGCGGATCCGGGACCTCCGCATTCCCTTCCGCGTTCCGGGTGCCGACGAGCTTCCGCAGCGGCTGCCCGGCGTCCTGCAGGTGCTGTACTCGATCTTCACCGAGGGATATGCGGCGAGTACCGGACCGCGGTTGCAGCGCCTCGAGGTCGCCGAGGAGGCGATCCGGCTGACCCGCGTCCTGCACCGCCTGCTGCCTCACGAACGTGAGGTGGCAGGTCTCCTGGCGCTGATGCTGCTCGTGCACGCCCGCCGCGGAGCCCGGACCGGACCGGGCGGCGAACCGGTGCTGCTCGACGACCAGGACCGCGCCGACTGGGACCGCCCGATGATCGAGGAGGGCAGCGACCTGGTGCTGAGGGCTCTCACCGGCGGCCCGCCCGGCGCCTACGGTGTGCAGGCCGCGATCGCCGCGCTGCACGACGAGGCCCCCGACGTCGCGAGCACCGACTGGCCGCAGATCGTGGCCCTGTACGACGTGCTGATCCGGCTGGTGCCGTCGCCGGTCGTGAGGCTCAACCGCGCAGTGGCGGTAGCGATGCGTGACGGTCCGGCGGCCGGGCTCGCACTTCTCGACGGGCTGTCCGACGAGCCGCGGCTGCGCGCGTACCACCCGTACGCGGCGGCGCGGGCGGAACTCCTGACCCGCCTCGGACGGAGGGAGGAGGCCGCCGACGCATACCGGTGTGCACTCGAATCGGCCGGCACCGACCCGGAACGCGCCTACCTCGAACGCCGGCTCGGTGAGATGGAGGACGGTCGGGCGTAG
- a CDS encoding YciI family protein, whose product MKYLLLINAESADASSDCTPEDWMVYDKEVKDAGIFVSGESLADLVTATSIQVGEDGARTVTTDGPFAETREVLGGFYVIDVPDLDVALDWAARCPGSRGGGRIVVRPIADFGN is encoded by the coding sequence ATGAAGTACCTGCTGCTGATCAACGCCGAGTCCGCAGACGCCTCGAGTGACTGCACCCCCGAGGACTGGATGGTCTACGACAAGGAGGTCAAGGACGCCGGGATCTTCGTCTCGGGGGAGTCGCTGGCCGACCTCGTCACCGCCACCAGCATCCAGGTGGGGGAGGACGGCGCCCGCACCGTCACCACCGACGGACCGTTCGCCGAGACCCGCGAGGTGCTGGGCGGCTTCTACGTCATCGACGTGCCCGACCTGGACGTCGCGCTCGACTGGGCGGCGCGCTGTCCGGGCTCGCGCGGCGGCGGCCGGATCGTGGTGCGTCCCATCGCCGACTTCGGCAACTGA
- a CDS encoding alpha/beta hydrolase: MQHTEADFTGVRGTRIVYDVWRPDGSPAGTLLLVHGIGEHARRYDHVIERLVGLGLVVYAPDHRGHGRSGGKRIELHDWSDFGADLHHLATIAAADNPDLPRFVLGHSMGGAIALTYALDHPGELTGLILSAPAVVVSTDKPKIVIELGKLVGRIAPNIPVETLDAKDVSRDPAVVAAYEADPLVYHGKVTAGIARGLLTAADSFPARLPSLTVPTLVLHGTADRLVDITGSRMISARAGSKDLTLKTYDGLYHEVFNEPERETVLGDLVDWLTPRLG, translated from the coding sequence GTGCAGCACACAGAAGCGGATTTCACCGGGGTGCGGGGCACCCGCATCGTCTACGACGTGTGGCGGCCGGACGGCTCTCCCGCCGGCACCCTGCTGCTCGTGCACGGTATCGGTGAACACGCCCGCCGCTACGACCACGTGATCGAACGTCTGGTCGGTCTCGGACTCGTCGTGTACGCGCCGGACCATCGCGGCCACGGGCGGTCCGGCGGAAAACGGATCGAACTGCACGACTGGTCCGACTTCGGCGCCGACCTGCACCACCTGGCCACGATCGCCGCCGCCGACAACCCGGACCTGCCCCGATTCGTGCTGGGGCACAGCATGGGTGGCGCGATCGCCCTCACCTACGCCCTCGACCACCCCGGAGAGCTGACCGGGCTGATCCTGTCCGCGCCGGCCGTCGTCGTGTCCACCGACAAACCGAAGATCGTGATCGAACTCGGCAAACTCGTCGGACGCATCGCCCCCAACATCCCCGTCGAGACGCTCGACGCGAAGGACGTCTCCCGCGACCCCGCCGTGGTGGCCGCCTACGAAGCCGATCCGCTGGTGTACCACGGCAAGGTCACCGCCGGTATCGCCCGCGGGCTGCTCACCGCAGCAGACAGTTTCCCGGCCCGGCTGCCGTCGCTCACCGTCCCCACCCTCGTCCTGCACGGCACCGCCGACCGCCTCGTCGACATCACCGGCAGCCGGATGATCTCGGCCCGCGCCGGATCGAAGGACCTCACCCTGAAAACGTACGACGGCCTCTACCACGAGGTGTTCAACGAACCCGAACGCGAGACGGTACTCGGGGATCTCGTCGACTGGCTGACCCCGCGCCTGGGCTGA
- a CDS encoding LuxR C-terminal-related transcriptional regulator, with amino-acid sequence MIDPRRGEDSCGSPPVPLPPQRLRSLVGQDAPLTVLRGPHGHDKERLIRWWASARPDDAIGVCVVPGHDWDSPRLWRAVASALTASGAVAQSGTAPTAGTAFAEVSRLLEHLPRRVRLALPGISRLTDREVDEQIRRIVDTCHSVDVAVGVTGRSAFRDLYEPICHTLDTDLLRHTVDDVRDVFTTAGVDARPGEIEEILRATAGLPALTYTAMDVVAALPEIPLRHHVLSRRMRDAVSAHIRTTVLGSHVAAEHRSFLERVVAAHAVTVNTARFLSGSSDPVRHLVALEEGGILAYRDSANGPVWVPPQALRDVLLDDQRSSGLHVDTQLSLLAYHHHSLGEYALALQCATESRQWVLVSAIVDRHLSDLIDADLTVLGAALRALPGELLATRPRARAARSLIEHLGADRPRTAPVGRMTNVRSFTDLAHATFDSILARLAGEYDETDAVTARLRRVLATLDDRPADPVEMLPFIRMQWALTHQLAGNFPDSLAELGIAYRLGDAAGLNYIARNAAGNAALAWAFAGDHTRAQEWLALEHPHAPKDRWTDELTRVGGLVARMFLALDVGDAARAASALARLEQLPPVVELWPYLMYARCRHALSNQDPYRASAHLAEVDSRRRQASGTFVRSLVDAVEIDVHLALGDGVRALRVATSASRTQPWDVVASARAHLLTGRYSAALAACGRYDWLSTPYTRFQLDALLVQAVALHETGRAAAARRFWRHACGIADSSSYPTALYRFPHTAVGALAADTGIPFPRVREGLAHHPEIRTPHLTSRELEVLRCLARRLRTVDIATQLHLSVSTVKSHLRTLYRKLDVHTRGDAVDAAHRLGLLDGTG; translated from the coding sequence ATGATCGACCCGCGCCGCGGTGAGGATTCCTGTGGCTCTCCCCCCGTCCCGCTGCCACCACAACGCTTGCGGTCACTCGTCGGACAGGACGCCCCACTCACGGTGCTCCGCGGTCCGCACGGCCACGACAAAGAACGTTTGATCCGGTGGTGGGCGTCCGCCCGTCCCGACGATGCGATCGGTGTCTGCGTCGTGCCCGGCCACGACTGGGACTCACCCCGGCTGTGGCGGGCCGTCGCTTCGGCGCTGACCGCGTCCGGGGCGGTCGCACAGTCCGGCACGGCCCCCACCGCCGGCACCGCCTTCGCCGAAGTGAGCCGCCTGCTCGAACACCTCCCCCGGCGGGTTCGCCTGGCACTTCCCGGTATCTCCCGGCTGACGGATCGGGAGGTCGACGAACAGATCCGGCGCATCGTCGACACCTGTCATTCGGTGGACGTCGCGGTCGGTGTCACCGGACGGTCGGCGTTCCGGGATCTCTACGAGCCGATCTGTCACACGCTCGACACCGACCTGCTCCGGCACACGGTCGACGATGTGCGGGACGTCTTCACCACGGCCGGTGTCGACGCACGCCCCGGTGAGATCGAAGAGATCCTCCGGGCGACGGCGGGCCTGCCCGCTCTCACCTACACCGCGATGGACGTCGTGGCGGCGTTGCCGGAGATTCCCCTTCGGCACCATGTGCTCTCTCGGCGGATGCGCGACGCGGTGTCCGCACACATCCGAACCACCGTTCTCGGGTCACACGTCGCCGCCGAGCACCGATCGTTCCTGGAACGGGTCGTGGCAGCCCACGCCGTGACGGTGAATACTGCCCGATTCCTTTCCGGGAGTTCGGATCCCGTCCGGCATCTCGTCGCACTCGAAGAGGGGGGCATCCTCGCGTACCGGGACTCCGCGAACGGGCCGGTATGGGTTCCGCCTCAGGCGTTACGTGATGTGCTGCTCGACGATCAGCGGTCGAGTGGACTGCACGTGGACACGCAGTTGTCGCTGCTCGCCTACCACCATCATTCGCTCGGCGAGTATGCGCTCGCCCTGCAGTGCGCCACCGAGTCCCGGCAGTGGGTGCTGGTGTCGGCGATCGTCGACCGGCACCTCTCCGACCTGATCGACGCCGATCTCACCGTTCTCGGTGCAGCATTGCGCGCGCTGCCGGGGGAGCTGCTCGCCACCCGGCCGCGTGCACGGGCGGCCCGCAGCCTGATCGAACACCTCGGCGCCGATCGGCCGCGCACCGCCCCGGTCGGCCGGATGACGAACGTGCGGTCCTTCACCGATCTGGCACATGCGACGTTCGACAGCATCCTGGCTCGGCTCGCCGGCGAGTACGACGAGACCGACGCCGTGACCGCACGGCTCCGCAGGGTGCTCGCCACCCTGGACGATCGTCCCGCCGATCCCGTCGAGATGCTCCCGTTCATCCGGATGCAGTGGGCGTTGACGCACCAGCTGGCGGGCAACTTCCCGGATTCGCTCGCCGAGTTGGGGATCGCGTACCGGCTCGGGGACGCAGCGGGACTGAACTACATCGCCCGGAACGCCGCCGGTAACGCCGCACTCGCTTGGGCTTTCGCCGGCGACCACACGCGTGCGCAGGAATGGCTCGCGCTCGAGCATCCTCATGCCCCGAAGGATCGGTGGACCGACGAACTGACCCGCGTCGGCGGTCTGGTCGCGCGGATGTTCCTCGCTCTGGACGTCGGAGACGCCGCCCGGGCGGCGTCGGCGCTGGCCAGGCTCGAACAACTCCCACCCGTCGTGGAGTTGTGGCCGTATCTGATGTACGCCCGGTGTCGGCACGCACTCTCGAACCAGGACCCGTACCGGGCCTCGGCCCACCTGGCCGAGGTCGACTCCCGGCGGCGACAGGCCTCGGGAACGTTCGTGCGTTCACTCGTCGATGCCGTCGAGATCGACGTGCATCTCGCGCTCGGCGACGGTGTCCGAGCGCTGCGGGTCGCGACGAGTGCGTCCCGCACCCAGCCCTGGGACGTCGTCGCGAGCGCTCGTGCACATCTCCTCACCGGACGCTATTCCGCTGCCCTGGCCGCGTGCGGGCGCTACGACTGGCTGTCCACGCCCTACACCCGGTTCCAGCTCGATGCGCTTCTCGTGCAGGCCGTCGCACTGCACGAGACCGGCCGCGCCGCGGCCGCACGCCGCTTCTGGCGTCACGCCTGCGGCATCGCCGACAGCAGTTCGTACCCCACTGCGCTCTACCGGTTTCCGCACACTGCGGTCGGTGCGCTCGCCGCCGACACCGGCATCCCCTTTCCTCGGGTGCGGGAGGGACTCGCGCATCACCCGGAGATCCGGACCCCGCATCTCACGAGTCGCGAACTCGAGGTGCTCCGGTGTCTCGCGCGCAGGCTGCGGACCGTGGACATCGCCACGCAACTGCACCTGTCGGTTTCCACGGTGAAGTCGCACCTTCGCACCCTCTACCGCAAACTCGACGTCCACACCCGCGGCGACGCGGTGGACGCCGCCCACCGGCTCGGCCTGCTCGACGGAACCGGCTGA
- a CDS encoding MarR family winged helix-turn-helix transcriptional regulator has product MLHFVIEDEQDIDWGDIDPLALHRQVCFALAVANRAVLSVYRPILEPMGLTHPQYLVMLALWGDAPMSVKEIGQALQLDSPTLSPLLKRLEASGLITRTRSAADERQLVVDLTDAGRALRAPAEKIPGTVVRRLGSSLDELEELHSVLTRINAAALRAGALTEQPTPAEKDGQP; this is encoded by the coding sequence ATGCTCCATTTTGTGATCGAGGACGAGCAGGACATCGACTGGGGTGACATCGACCCACTGGCCCTCCACCGTCAGGTGTGTTTCGCGCTGGCCGTCGCCAATCGGGCCGTGCTGTCCGTCTATCGCCCGATCCTCGAGCCGATGGGCCTGACCCATCCGCAGTACCTGGTGATGCTCGCGTTGTGGGGGGACGCACCGATGTCGGTCAAGGAGATCGGGCAGGCCCTGCAACTCGATTCGCCGACGCTGTCGCCACTGCTCAAACGACTCGAGGCGAGCGGGCTGATCACCCGCACCCGCAGCGCCGCGGACGAGCGGCAACTCGTCGTCGACCTCACCGACGCCGGTCGGGCACTGCGCGCACCGGCCGAGAAGATCCCCGGCACCGTCGTCCGGCGCCTCGGCTCGAGTCTCGACGAACTCGAGGAACTGCACTCGGTCCTCACCCGCATCAACGCCGCCGCCCTGCGCGCCGGCGCCCTCACCGAACAACCCACGCCAGCCGAGAAGGACGGACAGCCATGA
- a CDS encoding acyl-CoA dehydrogenase family protein — MYEWSDTDLMFRDALRGFIDKEIKPHVDKLESGELPPFEIIRKMYATFGMDEMARESLEKAFAKEEAKERGETVPDSGEKGGGFSGAGSMGVILNSELAGVSLGLVASMGVSLGLTVGTLRSRGTLAQKKRWLPELVTMEKVGAWAITEPDSGSDAFGGMKSYVRRDGDDYILNGQKTFITNGPYADVTIVYAKLDEGDASVDRRDRKVLGFVLDKGMEGFTQSAPFKKMGMNSSPTGELFFDNVRISKDRLLGETENPAKGDGKESAKESFAAERIGIASLALGIINECQRLSIDYAKNRKLWGKEIAQFQLIQLKLAEMEVARLNVQNMVFNAIERTASGNPVTLAEASAMKLYSSRAATEVAMEAVQLFGGNGYMAEYKVEQLARDAKSLMIYAGSNEIQVTHIAKGLLGK; from the coding sequence ATGTACGAGTGGTCCGACACCGATCTGATGTTCCGGGACGCCCTGCGCGGCTTCATCGACAAGGAGATCAAGCCGCACGTCGACAAGCTCGAGAGCGGCGAACTGCCGCCGTTCGAGATCATCCGCAAGATGTACGCCACGTTCGGCATGGACGAGATGGCCCGTGAATCCCTCGAAAAGGCATTCGCGAAGGAGGAGGCCAAGGAACGCGGCGAGACCGTGCCCGACTCCGGGGAGAAGGGCGGCGGATTCAGCGGCGCCGGCAGCATGGGCGTCATCCTCAACAGCGAACTCGCCGGCGTGAGCCTCGGCCTGGTCGCCTCGATGGGCGTCAGCCTCGGCCTCACCGTCGGCACCCTCCGCAGCCGCGGCACCCTCGCGCAGAAGAAGCGCTGGCTGCCCGAACTCGTCACGATGGAGAAGGTGGGTGCCTGGGCGATCACCGAACCCGACTCCGGCTCCGACGCCTTCGGTGGCATGAAGTCGTACGTCCGCCGCGACGGCGACGACTACATCCTCAACGGGCAGAAGACGTTCATCACCAACGGCCCCTACGCCGACGTCACCATCGTCTACGCCAAGCTCGACGAGGGCGACGCCTCCGTCGACCGCCGCGACCGCAAGGTCCTCGGTTTCGTCCTCGACAAGGGCATGGAGGGCTTCACACAGAGCGCCCCGTTCAAGAAGATGGGCATGAACTCCTCGCCCACCGGCGAGCTGTTCTTCGACAACGTCCGTATCTCCAAGGATCGTCTGCTCGGCGAAACCGAGAACCCTGCCAAGGGCGACGGCAAGGAGAGCGCCAAGGAGTCGTTCGCGGCCGAACGCATCGGCATCGCCTCGCTCGCACTCGGCATCATCAACGAATGCCAGCGGTTGTCCATCGACTACGCCAAGAACCGCAAGCTGTGGGGCAAGGAGATCGCCCAGTTCCAGCTCATCCAGCTCAAGCTCGCCGAAATGGAGGTCGCCCGACTCAACGTGCAGAACATGGTGTTCAACGCCATCGAACGCACCGCGTCCGGCAACCCCGTCACGCTCGCCGAGGCGTCGGCCATGAAGCTGTACTCGTCCCGCGCCGCGACCGAGGTCGCCATGGAGGCCGTGCAGCTGTTCGGCGGCAACGGATACATGGCCGAATACAAGGTCGAACAGCTCGCCCGCGACGCCAAGTCGCTCATGATCTACGCCGGCTCCAACGAAATCCAGGTCACCCACATCGCAAAGGGACTCCTGGGCAAGTGA
- a CDS encoding DUF5313 family protein, with product MTSEHQGRRRPNPLQWIAYSCGRKLPDSMQDWVRNDLIGDWAVPRHMIRSMVPFIPIFAAFLLFPGPLWLRGSMVLLGLFLALFYSAAYMEQNRQRRLEKHGLPPNLENPKKIARFNAEKAAYEKSYPNTF from the coding sequence ATGACCAGCGAGCACCAGGGCCGACGCCGCCCGAACCCGTTGCAGTGGATCGCCTACTCGTGCGGCCGCAAACTACCCGACTCGATGCAGGACTGGGTTCGCAACGACCTGATCGGCGACTGGGCCGTGCCCCGGCACATGATCCGCAGCATGGTGCCGTTCATCCCGATCTTCGCGGCGTTCCTCCTGTTCCCCGGACCGCTGTGGCTGCGTGGTTCGATGGTGCTGCTGGGCCTCTTCCTCGCCCTGTTCTACTCGGCGGCATACATGGAACAGAACCGGCAGCGCCGCCTCGAGAAGCACGGTCTGCCCCCGAACCTCGAGAACCCGAAGAAGATCGCCCGCTTCAACGCCGAGAAGGCCGCGTACGAGAAGTCGTACCCGAACACCTTCTAG
- a CDS encoding carboxypeptidase-like regulatory domain-containing protein, producing MRTLLPGRHRGSFAIAAVGAAAVTAAVVVVGDTAGRGVAAASLASPLPGVTLTQMDGTPPFDPSDSTGGDADPSNGVVRSGDRVAFVVDIDPGTAGLRDAVVTIPIWQGLVLDAVPAFCGPGSTLLPAGVLTVLTCDLGDLAPRKQTTRVVTATASAAAGPSSGAITTGVTLTGTSPLTLVTSNTTQLTFVARPEGCDPAGAGAAQEPAERPTANRVQAVGRIADVVVDDAGDPVPGAVVTLRGEDRCGDRIERRATASESGRFAFVGLVAGLYTVTASAPDDAPGAPSMSATVPVTLSDANTTVSGLDLRIPAESAVAEEPDVVVEER from the coding sequence ATGAGAACTCTCCTCCCCGGACGCCACCGTGGATCGTTCGCCATCGCAGCAGTTGGAGCGGCCGCGGTGACCGCAGCTGTCGTCGTGGTCGGTGACACCGCAGGTCGAGGCGTCGCCGCGGCATCGCTGGCAAGTCCGCTCCCCGGTGTCACGCTCACCCAGATGGACGGCACACCGCCGTTCGATCCGTCGGACTCCACCGGTGGCGACGCGGACCCGTCGAACGGCGTCGTCCGCTCCGGCGACCGGGTCGCGTTCGTCGTCGACATCGACCCCGGCACCGCCGGTCTCCGCGACGCCGTCGTGACGATCCCGATCTGGCAGGGACTGGTGCTGGACGCGGTGCCGGCCTTCTGCGGGCCGGGATCGACACTCCTCCCCGCCGGGGTCCTGACGGTACTCACCTGCGACCTGGGAGATCTCGCGCCGCGGAAGCAGACGACGAGGGTGGTGACGGCAACCGCATCGGCTGCCGCAGGACCGTCCTCCGGGGCGATCACCACCGGGGTCACCCTGACCGGGACGTCACCGCTGACCCTCGTCACCTCGAACACGACGCAACTGACCTTCGTGGCGCGGCCGGAGGGCTGCGATCCGGCGGGCGCCGGTGCGGCGCAGGAACCTGCCGAACGCCCGACCGCGAACCGGGTGCAGGCGGTCGGCCGGATCGCGGACGTCGTCGTCGACGACGCCGGCGACCCCGTACCGGGCGCGGTGGTGACCCTGCGCGGGGAGGACCGGTGCGGTGATCGGATCGAACGCCGGGCAACCGCAAGCGAGAGTGGAAGGTTCGCGTTCGTCGGGCTCGTCGCCGGCCTGTACACGGTCACCGCGTCGGCCCCGGACGACGCACCCGGCGCACCGTCGATGTCCGCGACGGTGCCGGTCACGCTGTCGGACGCGAACACGACGGTGTCCGGCCTCGACCTTCGGATACCGGCCGAATCCGCTGTCGCGGAAGAGCCCGACGTCGTGGTCGAGGAACGGTGA